The following coding sequences lie in one Benincasa hispida cultivar B227 chromosome 6, ASM972705v1, whole genome shotgun sequence genomic window:
- the LOC120080474 gene encoding late embryogenesis abundant protein 2-like, which translates to MDNSQKMKYHAGEAKGQTQEKVSNMMDKAADAAQSAKESMQEAGQQVKAKVQGAADVVKDAINK; encoded by the exons atggataactctcaaaaaatgaaatatcatgCTGGAGAAGCCAAGGGTCAAACTCAG GAGAAGGTGAGCAATATGATGGACAAGGCAGCTGATGCAGCTCAATCAGCTAAAGAATCAATGCAAGAAGCAGGGCAACAGGTGAAGGCCAAAGTACAAGGAGCTGCTGATGTTGTCAAGGATGCAATTAACAAATGA